A genomic region of Scomber japonicus isolate fScoJap1 chromosome 5, fScoJap1.pri, whole genome shotgun sequence contains the following coding sequences:
- the prr5a gene encoding proline-rich protein 5a, whose translation MLDGLRRRHASRPSPRPLSLNFSTFSAPPPSPDMESSSEHPIRRTLHRLKLMSSPSLSELGKSEKSSPEDRGEKQKRAGANATWNSIHNAVIAVFQKKGLADNELYVLNEGVRHLLKTELGSFFTEYLQNQLLTKGMVILRDKIRFYEGQKLLDSLAETWDFFFCDVLSMLQAIFHPVQGKEPSVRQLALLHFRNTIVLSVKLEDALSRPRARVPPSVTQMLLILQGVHESRGVNEDYLRLESLVQKVVLPYLGTHGLYSGDGAEAQCCVLEKRLHWGCSKSADQLSKNPVVRSKSYNIPLLLTPVAEYDPDASSIGSGGIRRHSACEIISCLEEQGLAYADLASGSELSGPSSNRLCVASQFKGIVQAGASALDLPLTSASILPLHSSGALHGTEATTTMTDLSKAASSTPPSESSSPETIIGQVLESADSDSDGIFIDFPPHSSEAMGYSRESRQSTV comes from the exons ATGCTTGATGGACTCAGGCGGAGGCATGCCTCCCGGCCCTCCCCCCGACCCCTCTCTCTCAACTTCAGCACCTTCTCCGCCCCTCCCCCGAGCCCGGACATGGAGAGCAGCAGTGAACATCCAATCAGGAG GACTCTGCACCGGCTGAAGCTGATGAGCTCCCCCAGTCTCAGCGAGCTGGGGAAGAGCGAGAAAAGTTCGCCGGAGGATAGAGGGGAGAAGCAGAAGAGGGCAGGAGCCAATGCCACCTGGAACAG CATCCACAACGCCGTCATCGCAGTCTTCCAGAAGAAAGGCTTGGCAGATAACGAGCTCTACGTCCTCAATGAAGGTGTCCG GCATTTGTTGAAGACTGAGCTGGGGTCTTTCTTCACGGAATACCTTCAG AACCAGTTGCTGACAAAAGGCATGGTCATCCTTCGGGACAAAATAAGGTTCTACGAAG GTCAGAAGTTACTTGACTCTCTGGCAGAAACCTGggacttcttcttctgtgatgtTCTCTCGATGTTGCAGGCCATCTTCCACCCGGTTCAG GGTAAGGAACCGTCCGTCCGACAACTAGCTCTGCTTCACTTTAGGAACACCATAGTCCTGAGCGTCAAGTTAGAGGATGCCCTGTCTCGGCCTCGGGCTCGGGTGCCCCCTTCTGTCACACAGATGCTGCTTATTCTACAG GGGGTCCATGAGTCACGGGGTGTGAATGAGGACTACCTGAGGCTCGAGTCTCTTGTTCAGAAGGTGGTCTTGCCCTACTTGGGCACCCATGGCCTGTACTCTGGAGATGGCGCAGAGGCTCAATGCTGTGTTCTGG AGAAGCGTTTACATTGGGGCTGTTCCAAGTCTGCAGATCAGCTGTCTAAAAACCCAGTGGTACGATCGAAAAGCTACAATATCCCTCTGCTGCTGACCCCCGTGGCTGAGTATGACCCAGATGCCAGCTCCATTGGCAGTGGAGGAATTAGGCGCCACTCGGCCTGTGAGATTATATCATGCCTGGAGGAACAAGGACTGGCCTACGCTGACCTGGCCTCGGGATCTGAACTGTCTGGCCCCTCCTCCAACAGGCTGTGTGTGGCCTCTCAATTCAAAG GTATCGTACAAGCAGGAGCCAGCGCTCTGGACTTGCCTCTTACGTCTGCCTCCATCCTTCCCCTTCACTCCTCAGGAGCCCTCCATGGCACTGAGGCCACAACAACAATGACTGATCTCAGTAAGGCTGCATCCTCCACGCCACCCAGTGAATCATCCAGCCCTGAAACCATAATTGGACAAGTGCTAGAGTCTGCAGACTCAGACTCCGATGGGATATTTATTGATTTCCCCCCCCACTCCTCAGAGGCTATGGGGTACAGCCGCGAGAGCAGGCAGAGCACTGTGTAG
- the tmem60 gene encoding transmembrane protein 60 translates to MKMSLAQRVLLSWIFALIFLIMLVLKLDSKIHWNWFLIFLPVWTFDTILILMLVVKMAGRCKPDFDPRDGEQSLKRRLWYLTALLLKLAFCLTLCSRLERLTEMWVSLVCVPLWVLLGGALVELGHSVFHYRRD, encoded by the coding sequence ATGAAGATGTCCCTGGCCCAGCGAGTGCTCCTTTCCTGGATCTTCGCCCTGATCTTCCTCATCATGCTGGTCCTCAAGCTAGACTCCAAGATCCACTGGAACTggttcctcatcttcctccctgtctGGACTTTTGacaccatcctcatcctcatgcTGGTGGTGAAGATGGCGGGTCGCTGCAAGCCGGACTTTGACCCCAGGGATGGTGAGCAGAGTCTGAAGCGGAGGTTGTGGTACTTGACAGCCTTGTTGCTGAAGCTGGCCTTCTGTCTGACTCTATGCTCACGCCTAGAGAGGCTCACCGAAATGTGGGTCAGCTTGGTGTGTGTCCCTCTGTGGGTGCTGCTGGGTGGGGCACTGGTGGAGCTGGGACACAGTGTTTTCCACTACAGGAGGGACTGA